One window from the genome of Phycisphaerales bacterium encodes:
- a CDS encoding class I SAM-dependent methyltransferase: MIGRIKAALPALLVKTNRVSQRFGATVLPNHFYSEIPDFNELRRATGWRRPMSMSGINAASLEDQAATLDGWMRSGAAAGDVAGVHDRACEANGEGGFGPMEAQALYAFIAHEKPAKIAQVGCGVSTAIILEAARDAGYQPQLTCVEPYPTPMLQGFASQGRLTLHSAKAQDVPHDELAAMANGGFLFVDSSHTLRPGSEVIVLISEILTRLAGGTWAHFHDIYFPYDYGPALIDEGVFQFRENTLLYGYLVDNAKWRLEASMSMLHHGGQDALSKSLTGYEPMPMNDGLRAGEGHFPASTYIRAVR, from the coding sequence ATGATCGGACGCATCAAGGCGGCCTTGCCCGCCCTTCTTGTCAAGACCAATCGGGTGTCTCAGCGGTTCGGCGCGACGGTGCTGCCGAACCATTTCTACTCGGAAATTCCCGACTTCAACGAGCTGCGACGGGCGACCGGCTGGCGTCGGCCGATGTCCATGTCGGGGATCAACGCCGCGTCGCTGGAAGACCAGGCCGCGACCCTCGATGGCTGGATGCGGTCGGGTGCGGCGGCAGGCGACGTCGCCGGGGTCCACGACCGGGCATGCGAGGCCAACGGCGAGGGCGGCTTCGGCCCGATGGAGGCCCAGGCCCTCTACGCGTTCATTGCGCACGAAAAGCCTGCCAAGATCGCCCAGGTCGGCTGCGGCGTGTCGACGGCGATCATCCTCGAAGCAGCCCGAGACGCCGGCTACCAGCCCCAGCTCACGTGCGTCGAGCCCTACCCGACGCCCATGTTGCAGGGCTTTGCATCGCAAGGCAGGCTGACGCTGCACAGCGCAAAGGCTCAGGACGTCCCGCACGATGAGCTCGCCGCGATGGCCAACGGCGGATTCCTGTTCGTCGATTCGTCGCACACGCTCCGCCCGGGCAGCGAGGTCATCGTGCTCATCAGCGAGATCCTCACGCGCCTGGCCGGCGGCACGTGGGCACACTTCCACGACATCTACTTTCCCTACGACTACGGCCCCGCGTTGATCGACGAGGGCGTCTTCCAATTCCGCGAGAACACGCTGCTGTACGGCTACCTCGTCGACAACGCCAAGTGGCGCCTCGAGGCCAGCATGTCCATGCTCCACCACGGCGGGCAGGACGCCCTGAGCAAGTCGCTGACCGGCTATGAGCCCATGCCCATGAACGATGGCTTGCGCGCCGGCGAGGGGCACTTTCCGGCGTCGACCTATATCCGGGCCGTCCGCTGA
- a CDS encoding NAD-dependent epimerase/dehydratase family protein, which yields MAGDLVVVAGGGGFIGGHLAADLMRQGFRVRSVDRKPLDEWYQVHNDAENLVADLNGIDACRKACQGAAQVYQLAADMGGMGFIETHKAECMLSVLINTHMLMAARDAGVQKFFYSSSACVYNADKQTNEDVVALKEEDAYPAMPEDGYGWEKLFSERMCRHFREDFDMYTRVARYHNVYGPFGTWEGGREKAPAAMCRKVIEAKLSGDHSIEIWGDGKQTRSFMYIDDCVQGSQKIMHSDSIEPLNLGSNELVTINGLVDIVEDIAGIKLDRKYNLDAPKGVNGRNSDNDLIEREIGWSPSIRLRDGMERTYKWIYDEHMKKYQGKVPQREAAPKGAHVDKQKAGAAG from the coding sequence ATGGCGGGTGATCTGGTTGTTGTTGCGGGCGGTGGAGGATTCATCGGCGGTCACCTGGCGGCCGACCTCATGCGTCAGGGCTTCCGCGTGCGTTCGGTGGACCGCAAGCCGCTCGACGAGTGGTACCAGGTCCACAACGACGCCGAGAACCTCGTCGCCGACCTCAACGGCATCGACGCGTGCCGGAAGGCCTGCCAGGGTGCGGCCCAGGTCTACCAGCTCGCCGCCGACATGGGCGGCATGGGCTTCATCGAGACCCACAAGGCCGAGTGCATGCTCAGCGTGCTCATCAACACGCACATGCTCATGGCCGCCCGGGACGCCGGCGTCCAGAAGTTCTTCTACAGCTCTTCGGCCTGCGTGTACAACGCCGACAAGCAGACCAACGAAGACGTCGTGGCGCTCAAGGAAGAGGACGCCTACCCCGCCATGCCCGAAGACGGCTACGGCTGGGAGAAGCTGTTCAGCGAGCGCATGTGCCGCCACTTCCGCGAAGACTTCGATATGTACACCCGCGTGGCCCGCTACCACAACGTGTACGGTCCGTTCGGTACGTGGGAGGGCGGCCGCGAAAAGGCGCCCGCTGCCATGTGTCGCAAGGTCATCGAGGCCAAGCTCAGCGGCGACCACTCGATCGAGATCTGGGGCGACGGCAAGCAGACCCGCTCGTTCATGTACATCGATGACTGCGTCCAGGGCAGCCAGAAGATCATGCATAGCGACAGCATCGAGCCGCTGAACCTCGGCAGCAACGAGCTGGTGACGATCAACGGCCTGGTCGACATCGTCGAGGACATCGCCGGCATCAAGCTCGACAGAAAGTACAATCTCGATGCGCCCAAGGGCGTCAACGGACGCAATAGCGATAACGACCTGATCGAACGTGAGATCGGCTGGTCGCCCTCCATCCGCCTGCGAGACGGCATGGAGCGCACGTACAAGTGGATCTACGACGAGCACATGAAGAAGTACCAAGGCAAGGTGCCCCAGCGAGAGGCCGCTCCGAAGGGCGCCCACGTAGACAAGCAGAAGGCCGGCGCGGCCGGCTGA
- a CDS encoding sulfotransferase domain-containing protein encodes MADAGDTADAPRSPLPPGVRPVVVASHRRSGTHLMLDFLRRQFDACRPAFRFGVNPHRYLYFVLDRFSTDHRFHVGVDTCARVVRSMDVPPLKTHSTPDFSGFIEAGRAFSEAALREGVVLYCVRDVRAVLASLHAFERTTGATKAGSLSDFVREENAGGNRVRLWADHVRAWLDLQPAAHVVHYEQMVGDPSSMLDELAELLGHEPRRRQPFLPPKLKHRQQLWLARLTGIPNSTNVIGRKFTIAIEDWRTAYTDADLGFLEAHAGDTMRRLGYISGDDWSTPKR; translated from the coding sequence ATGGCCGACGCCGGAGACACCGCAGACGCACCACGCTCGCCGCTGCCGCCGGGCGTGCGGCCGGTCGTGGTCGCGTCGCACCGGCGCTCGGGCACGCACCTGATGCTCGACTTCCTCCGGCGTCAGTTCGACGCGTGCCGGCCCGCGTTCCGCTTCGGCGTCAACCCGCACCGCTACCTCTACTTCGTGCTCGACCGCTTCAGCACCGACCACAGATTCCACGTGGGCGTCGACACATGCGCGCGGGTCGTGCGGAGCATGGACGTGCCCCCGCTGAAGACCCACAGCACGCCCGACTTTTCTGGCTTTATCGAGGCCGGCCGAGCGTTCAGCGAAGCGGCGCTCCGCGAGGGCGTGGTGCTGTACTGCGTGCGAGACGTCCGGGCCGTGTTGGCGAGCTTGCACGCGTTCGAGCGAACGACCGGCGCCACGAAGGCCGGTAGTTTATCGGACTTCGTCCGCGAGGAGAACGCAGGGGGCAACCGGGTGCGGCTTTGGGCCGACCACGTCCGGGCCTGGCTGGACTTGCAGCCCGCCGCCCACGTCGTGCACTACGAGCAGATGGTCGGCGACCCGTCGTCGATGCTGGACGAGCTCGCCGAGTTGCTGGGGCACGAACCTCGGCGACGTCAGCCCTTCCTGCCGCCCAAGCTCAAGCACCGCCAGCAGCTCTGGCTCGCGCGGCTCACTGGGATTCCGAACAGTACGAATGTTATAGGACGCAAATTCACCATCGCCATCGAGGACTGGCGGACGGCATACACCGATGCCGACCTCGGGTTCTTGGAGGCCCACGCCGGCGACACCATGCGCCGGCTCGGGTACATCTCGGGCGATGACTGGAGCACGCCGAAACGCTGA